A single Brevundimonas sp. M20 DNA region contains:
- a CDS encoding methyl-accepting chemotaxis protein: MKSFLRARPADSAGELAELRAMLAAVHRSQAVIEFELDGTVRTANPNFLSVVGYELDEIRGRHHSLFMDPDEAASPEYKTFWRRLNAGEFIADKFTRYGKGGTRAVIEASYNPILDAAGKPYKVVKFATDVTAAEIERERRAEADRREAEIQTNVVEDTGRGLAAMAAGDLSYRITNEFPGRYGPLRENFNAAMNAMDEAMGVIRDNAGTMQSGAGEISSAAEELSRRTERQAASLEETAAALDEITATVKKTAENALSADTVVGHARSQAQSGGEVVQRAVTAMGEIERSSDQISQIIGVIDEIAFQTNLLALNAGVEAARAGEAGRGFAVVASEVRALAQRSADSAKEIKTLISASGAQVKDGVVLVRQSGEALTGIVSRISEITELMGEIRASTQEQASGLAQVNTAVNDMDQVTQQNAAMVEESTAASLNLTREAATLAELVGRFQVSEEAHRPTPIRAAEARIAAFAAEPAPARPSRPRMAVGAGRPVAVAAGWEEF, from the coding sequence ATGAAGTCCTTCCTTCGCGCGCGCCCCGCTGATTCGGCGGGTGAGCTCGCCGAGCTGCGCGCCATGCTGGCCGCTGTTCATCGTTCGCAGGCCGTCATCGAGTTCGAGCTCGACGGCACGGTTCGCACCGCGAACCCCAATTTCCTGTCCGTCGTCGGCTACGAGCTGGACGAGATCCGGGGCCGTCACCACAGCCTGTTCATGGACCCTGACGAGGCCGCCAGCCCTGAGTACAAGACCTTCTGGCGTCGCCTGAACGCCGGGGAGTTCATCGCCGACAAATTCACCCGCTACGGCAAGGGCGGGACGCGGGCGGTGATCGAAGCGTCCTACAACCCCATCCTCGATGCGGCCGGGAAGCCGTACAAGGTGGTCAAGTTCGCCACCGACGTCACCGCCGCCGAAATCGAACGCGAACGTCGCGCCGAGGCGGACCGCAGGGAAGCCGAAATCCAGACCAATGTGGTCGAGGACACGGGGCGCGGACTGGCCGCCATGGCGGCGGGCGACCTGTCCTATCGCATCACCAACGAATTCCCGGGGCGCTACGGCCCTCTGCGTGAGAATTTCAACGCCGCCATGAACGCCATGGACGAGGCGATGGGCGTCATTCGCGACAACGCCGGAACCATGCAGTCCGGCGCCGGCGAGATCAGCAGCGCCGCCGAGGAACTGTCCCGCCGCACCGAGCGTCAGGCCGCCTCGCTTGAAGAGACCGCCGCCGCCCTGGACGAGATCACCGCCACGGTGAAGAAGACCGCCGAGAACGCCCTGTCCGCCGACACCGTCGTCGGCCACGCCCGGTCGCAGGCGCAGAGCGGCGGCGAGGTCGTCCAGCGCGCCGTCACCGCCATGGGCGAGATCGAACGGTCCTCCGACCAGATCAGTCAGATCATCGGGGTGATCGACGAAATCGCCTTCCAGACCAACCTTCTGGCCCTGAACGCCGGCGTCGAGGCGGCCCGCGCGGGCGAGGCCGGTCGTGGCTTCGCGGTCGTGGCCTCCGAGGTCCGGGCCCTGGCCCAGCGCTCCGCGGACTCGGCCAAGGAGATCAAGACCCTGATCTCGGCTTCCGGCGCCCAGGTCAAGGACGGCGTGGTTCTGGTTCGCCAGTCGGGCGAGGCCCTGACCGGCATCGTCAGCCGCATCAGCGAGATCACCGAACTGATGGGCGAAATCCGCGCCTCGACCCAGGAACAGGCCTCCGGTCTGGCCCAGGTCAACACGGCCGTGAACGACATGGACCAGGTCACGCAGCAGAATGCGGCAATGGTTGAGGAATCGACCGCCGCCAGCCTGAACCTGACCCGCGAAGCCGCCACCCTCGCCGAGCTGGTCGGACGTTTCCAGGTCAGCGAGGAGGCGCATCGTCCCACGCCGATCCGCGCCGCCGAAGCCCGGATCGCGGCCTTCGCCGCCGAGCCTGCCCCCGCCCGTCCCTCCCGCCCCCGCATGGCGGTCGGCGCCGGTCGCCCGGTCGCCGTCGCCGCCGGCTGGGAGGAGTTCTGA
- a CDS encoding chemotaxis protein CheW: protein MTTALADGGTRELVGFRVGDQAFCIDITSVLEIRGWTPVTPLPEAPPYMTGVVNLRGTVLPIIDLAERLGLPTSEPSARHAIMVARCGGRTVGLLVEAVSEIMQLNDAILQQTPEMGQGDGQGLIAGIFAVDGGMISLLELDNLLPALREVA from the coding sequence ATGACGACCGCCCTCGCCGACGGCGGGACGCGGGAGCTGGTCGGCTTCCGCGTCGGGGATCAGGCCTTCTGCATCGACATCACCTCGGTGCTGGAAATCCGGGGGTGGACCCCGGTCACGCCCCTGCCCGAAGCGCCGCCGTACATGACCGGCGTGGTCAACCTGCGCGGCACGGTCCTGCCGATCATTGATCTGGCCGAGCGTCTGGGTCTGCCGACCTCGGAGCCCTCGGCCCGGCACGCCATCATGGTCGCCCGTTGCGGCGGGCGCACCGTGGGCCTGCTGGTCGAGGCCGTGTCCGAGATCATGCAGTTGAACGACGCCATCCTTCAGCAGACGCCGGAGATGGGCCAGGGCGACGGTCAGGGCCTGATCGCCGGCATCTTCGCCGTCGACGGCGGCATGATCAGCCTTCTGGAGCTGGACAACCTGCTCCCGGCCCTGCGCGAGGTCGCCTGA
- a CDS encoding TetR/AcrR family transcriptional regulator — translation MPRIAGQVDEAKTEAILEAAHALFAEKGVSVSMEAIARTAGVSRQTLYNRFPSKLDIGRALASRRSDTISAPLRSGGDAEAVLRGFAGLLLEKIAGNDSKGSMRGVALLSPQAPDIAAAIYEAGPAESLRKLSAWLAEQDRKGVLSVPEPDVAAEMFSGMVLGHGHLRGILGVPHPVIDPAARAAEVTRRFMRAFAPE, via the coding sequence ATGCCTAGAATCGCCGGACAGGTCGACGAGGCCAAGACCGAGGCCATCCTGGAGGCCGCGCACGCCCTTTTCGCTGAAAAAGGCGTGTCAGTCTCGATGGAGGCCATCGCACGCACCGCCGGGGTCTCGCGCCAGACGCTGTACAACCGCTTCCCGTCCAAGCTGGATATCGGGCGGGCGCTGGCCAGTCGCCGGTCGGACACGATCAGCGCCCCGCTGCGCTCGGGGGGGGACGCCGAGGCGGTGCTGCGCGGTTTCGCCGGCCTGCTGCTGGAGAAGATCGCCGGCAATGACAGCAAGGGGTCGATGCGCGGGGTCGCCCTGCTGTCGCCCCAGGCCCCGGATATCGCGGCGGCCATCTATGAGGCGGGTCCGGCCGAGAGCCTTCGAAAACTGTCCGCCTGGCTGGCGGAACAGGATCGCAAGGGCGTGTTGTCGGTGCCCGAGCCCGATGTCGCCGCCGAGATGTTCTCCGGCATGGTTCTGGGCCACGGGCATCTGCGCGGCATTCTGGGCGTGCCGCATCCGGTGATCGATCCCGCCGCCCGCGCTGCCGAGGTCACGCGCCGCTTCATGCGGGCCTTCGCCCCGGAGTGA
- a CDS encoding DHA2 family efflux MFS transporter permease subunit, with amino-acid sequence MTSQSVTQGQAPAPAAAAEPQVNWTILLLGFAGMVIGQFMAILDIQIVASSLPQIQAGVGASADEISWIQTAYLIPEVVMIPLSGYLSRLWGTQKVFLLSCTGFILMSIAVGLSGSVEQMIFFRAIQGFVGGAMIPTVFAVAFTAFPPAQRVTASVIMGLIVTLAPTIGPTLGGHLTEQLSWRWLFFINVPPGILVLFLVSRYANFDKGDPSLSKGFDWLGLVLMATFLMSLQFVLEEGARNDWFADEEILLLTVVTAVTGPAFIWRTLTYYNPIVELRAFANRNFFVGVVMTFTVGLALFGGTFLLPLFLGRVRGYSAAEVGTTMVVSGLAMFATGPFAGRLVRAVDPRILMFGGFMMCAWGMWDAHALTSEWGFWEFAGVQALRGVGVMIAMIASQQVTMSTLPPHMVKNASGLVNLFRNVGGAVGLALLNTSLTTNTALHMSELTQGIQNTSGAMQGMLSAMQERFADSIDPAGSAMKAVNGMLQMQATTLAFGDAFAMLAVGCAFAAFVTLLAKPVKQQPGAPPVASDAH; translated from the coding sequence ATGACGTCCCAGTCCGTCACGCAGGGTCAGGCCCCGGCCCCCGCCGCAGCCGCCGAACCCCAGGTCAACTGGACGATCCTCCTGCTCGGCTTCGCCGGGATGGTGATCGGCCAGTTCATGGCCATTCTCGACATCCAGATCGTCGCCTCCTCCCTGCCGCAGATTCAGGCGGGGGTCGGGGCGTCGGCGGATGAAATCAGCTGGATCCAGACCGCCTATCTGATCCCCGAGGTCGTGATGATCCCCCTGTCGGGATACCTGTCGCGGCTGTGGGGCACGCAGAAGGTGTTCCTGCTGTCCTGCACCGGCTTCATTCTGATGAGCATCGCCGTCGGCCTGTCCGGGTCGGTCGAGCAGATGATCTTCTTCCGGGCCATTCAGGGTTTTGTCGGCGGGGCCATGATCCCGACCGTCTTCGCCGTGGCCTTCACCGCCTTTCCGCCCGCGCAGCGCGTGACGGCCAGCGTCATCATGGGGCTGATCGTGACCCTGGCGCCGACCATCGGGCCGACGCTGGGCGGACACCTGACCGAGCAGCTGAGCTGGCGCTGGCTGTTCTTCATCAATGTGCCGCCGGGAATCCTCGTGCTGTTCCTGGTCAGCCGCTACGCCAATTTCGACAAGGGCGATCCGTCGCTGTCCAAGGGCTTCGACTGGCTGGGTCTGGTCCTGATGGCGACCTTCCTGATGAGCCTTCAGTTCGTGCTGGAGGAAGGCGCCAGGAATGACTGGTTCGCGGACGAGGAGATCCTGCTGCTGACGGTGGTCACGGCCGTGACCGGCCCGGCCTTCATCTGGCGCACGTTGACCTACTACAACCCGATCGTGGAGCTGCGGGCGTTCGCCAATCGTAACTTCTTCGTCGGCGTGGTGATGACCTTCACCGTCGGCCTGGCCCTGTTCGGCGGGACCTTCCTGCTGCCGCTCTTCCTCGGGCGGGTGCGGGGCTATTCGGCGGCGGAGGTCGGGACCACCATGGTCGTCTCGGGTCTGGCCATGTTCGCCACGGGGCCCTTCGCCGGGCGACTGGTGCGGGCGGTTGATCCGCGTATCCTGATGTTCGGGGGCTTCATGATGTGCGCCTGGGGCATGTGGGACGCCCATGCGCTGACCAGCGAATGGGGCTTCTGGGAGTTCGCCGGAGTTCAGGCCCTGCGCGGGGTGGGGGTGATGATCGCCATGATCGCCTCGCAGCAGGTGACGATGTCGACCCTGCCGCCGCACATGGTCAAGAACGCCTCGGGGCTGGTGAACCTGTTCCGCAACGTCGGCGGGGCCGTGGGTCTGGCTCTTCTGAACACCTCGCTGACGACCAACACCGCCCTGCACATGAGCGAGCTGACCCAGGGCATTCAGAACACCAGCGGCGCCATGCAGGGCATGTTGTCGGCGATGCAGGAGCGTTTCGCCGACTCGATCGATCCGGCGGGTTCGGCGATGAAGGCCGTCAACGGGATGCTTCAGATGCAGGCGACGACGCTGGCCTTCGGCGACGCCTTCGCCATGCTGGCCGTCGGCTGCGCCTTCGCGGCCTTCGTGACCCTGCTGGCCAAGCCGGTGAAACAGCAGCCGGGCGCACCACCCGTGGCGTCGGACGCGCACTGA
- a CDS encoding MarR family winged helix-turn-helix transcriptional regulator, translated as MPTSRYSLQLKVVNSVSQAARRWQQRSAEAYRGAGHAGAPMSLLYVLADARRGLTHSEIAARMKITGASVTRLVDWLEDAGLVSRRRLIGDGRSRLVVMQEKGATALAAFDGLAAAMRTRVFDGVPDDELVTALKVLDTLATRLLTDPGLRPEDAGADDEALNS; from the coding sequence GTGCCGACTTCCCGCTACTCCCTGCAATTGAAGGTTGTGAACAGCGTCTCGCAGGCGGCGCGGCGTTGGCAGCAACGGTCCGCCGAGGCCTACCGGGGCGCGGGGCATGCGGGGGCGCCCATGAGCCTGTTATATGTCCTCGCGGATGCGCGACGGGGCCTGACCCACTCGGAGATCGCGGCGCGAATGAAGATCACGGGGGCCAGCGTCACCCGGCTGGTCGACTGGCTGGAGGATGCCGGTCTTGTGTCCCGACGTCGGCTGATCGGGGACGGACGGTCGCGACTGGTGGTGATGCAGGAAAAGGGCGCGACGGCCCTGGCGGCCTTCGACGGTCTGGCGGCGGCGATGCGGACACGGGTGTTTGACGGCGTGCCCGATGATGAGCTGGTCACGGCCCTGAAGGTGCTGGACACGCTGGCGACCCGCCTGCTGACCGATCCGGGCCTGCGGCCCGAAGACGCCGGGGCCGACGACGAGGCGCTCAATTCCTGA
- a CDS encoding AMP nucleosidase — protein sequence MTNTMTAQAALDRLETLYSESVANLRDAVKTFLATGERPDAEARAKGLFTYPELRISWFGDRPVNLATRAYARLSRQGVYSTTITRPELYRSYLQEQLALLEQDYGATFDVIPSAQEIPFPYVLDGSDVVLDATMTASIARYFPTTDLAHIGDEISDGLWDSDEEFPLAQFDGLRTDFSLARLRHYTGTPVEDVQNYILFTNYNRYVDEFVRWALEQIKDPNSIYETFSTSGGVVVTRDTPNPEAVVADAAWKKHQMPAYHLTAPGWNGITLVNIGVGPSNAKTICDHLAVTRPHAWMMIGHCGGLRPSQTIGDYVLAHAYLREDHVLDAVLPPDIPIPSIAEVQRALYDAAKIVSGAPGEEVKRRLRTGTVVTTDDRNWELRYSKSALRFNQSRAVAIDMESATIAAQGYRFRVPYGTLLCVSDKPLHGEIKLPGQANRFYEGSISEHLQIGIQAVDLLRAEGNRLHSRKLRAFDEPPFR from the coding sequence ATGACAAATACGATGACAGCACAGGCGGCGCTGGACCGCCTCGAAACCCTCTACTCCGAATCCGTCGCCAATCTTCGCGACGCTGTGAAGACCTTCCTCGCCACGGGCGAGCGTCCCGACGCCGAGGCGCGGGCCAAGGGTCTCTTCACCTATCCTGAACTCCGCATCAGCTGGTTCGGCGACCGTCCGGTCAATCTGGCCACCCGCGCCTATGCCCGACTCTCGCGACAGGGTGTGTATTCGACGACCATCACCCGCCCGGAACTGTACCGCTCGTACCTGCAGGAACAGCTGGCGCTGCTGGAGCAAGACTACGGCGCGACCTTCGACGTTATCCCGTCGGCGCAGGAAATCCCCTTCCCCTACGTGCTGGACGGCTCGGACGTGGTGCTGGACGCGACCATGACGGCGTCGATCGCCCGCTACTTCCCGACCACCGATCTGGCCCACATCGGCGATGAGATCTCCGATGGCCTGTGGGATTCGGACGAGGAGTTCCCTCTGGCCCAGTTCGACGGCCTGCGCACCGACTTCTCGCTGGCCCGCCTGCGCCACTACACCGGCACTCCGGTCGAGGACGTGCAGAACTACATCCTGTTCACCAACTACAACCGCTACGTCGACGAATTCGTCCGCTGGGCGCTGGAGCAGATCAAGGATCCGAACAGCATCTACGAGACCTTCTCGACCTCGGGCGGGGTCGTGGTCACGCGGGACACGCCGAACCCGGAAGCCGTCGTCGCCGACGCCGCCTGGAAAAAGCACCAGATGCCCGCCTACCACCTGACCGCGCCGGGCTGGAACGGGATCACCCTGGTCAACATCGGCGTCGGTCCGTCGAACGCCAAGACCATCTGCGACCACCTGGCCGTCACCCGGCCGCATGCGTGGATGATGATCGGCCACTGCGGCGGCCTGCGTCCGTCCCAGACCATCGGCGACTATGTGCTGGCACACGCCTATCTGCGCGAGGATCACGTTCTGGACGCCGTCCTGCCGCCGGACATCCCCATCCCCTCGATCGCGGAAGTCCAGCGCGCCCTGTACGACGCCGCCAAGATCGTCTCGGGCGCCCCGGGCGAGGAAGTGAAGCGTCGCCTGCGCACCGGCACCGTCGTCACCACCGACGACCGGAACTGGGAGCTGCGCTATTCCAAGTCGGCCCTGCGCTTCAACCAGAGCCGCGCCGTGGCAATCGACATGGAATCGGCCACCATCGCCGCGCAGGGCTACCGCTTCCGCGTGCCCTACGGGACGCTGCTCTGCGTGTCGGACAAGCCGCTGCACGGCGAGATCAAGCTGCCGGGTCAGGCCAACCGCTTCTACGAGGGATCCATCTCGGAACACCTCCAGATCGGCATCCAGGCCGTGGACCTGCTGCGCGCCGAAGGCAACCGCCTGCACAGCCGCAAGCTCCGCGCCTTCGACGAGCCTCCGTTCCGGTAG
- a CDS encoding NAD(P)/FAD-dependent oxidoreductase, with the protein MSLPAFVDVVIVGAGAAGLAAARALSHQPLTIAVLEARDRIGGRAWTIRFQGEGLDMGCGWLHSADENPLATMVEPAGLTLDRTPPPWQGQAFNHETTDAEIADFRAAWDAFDERIAEAAAGGREGPASALLEPGNRWNGRMDAISGALNGARFAQVSILDYDAYRDTGVNWRVREGYGRLIETLGRPVPVITDCPVRKIDRTGPVLRLETDRGVIEARAVIVTLPTDLIARETLKFDPPLPALLEAANNVPLGLASKMHMTVTGAEDFPENSQLWGRTDTADTGGYHLRPFGRAMIEGYYGGDLARGLEAEGQAAFFAFAVEELVHLLGSNMRRRLDPVVATLWGADPWSLGAYSHALPGHAGDRARLKTPVENRIFFAGEATAEAFYGTAHGAWMEGERAAREAMGTLGLDPGPRPGDEGA; encoded by the coding sequence GTGTCACTTCCCGCTTTCGTCGATGTGGTCATTGTCGGGGCCGGCGCCGCCGGTCTGGCGGCCGCCCGCGCCCTGTCGCACCAGCCCCTCACCATCGCCGTGCTCGAGGCCCGGGATCGCATCGGCGGCCGCGCATGGACGATCCGGTTCCAGGGCGAGGGCCTCGACATGGGCTGCGGCTGGCTGCACTCGGCGGACGAAAATCCGCTGGCGACCATGGTCGAGCCGGCGGGCCTGACCCTCGACCGCACCCCGCCGCCCTGGCAAGGTCAGGCCTTCAATCACGAGACCACCGACGCCGAGATCGCCGACTTCCGCGCCGCCTGGGACGCCTTTGACGAACGCATCGCAGAGGCCGCCGCCGGCGGTCGTGAAGGCCCTGCCTCCGCCTTGCTGGAGCCCGGCAATCGCTGGAACGGGCGGATGGACGCCATCTCCGGGGCCCTGAACGGCGCCCGCTTCGCCCAGGTCTCCATTCTCGACTACGACGCCTATCGCGACACCGGCGTGAACTGGCGCGTGCGAGAAGGCTATGGTCGGCTGATCGAGACTCTCGGCCGTCCGGTCCCGGTCATCACCGACTGCCCGGTGCGCAAGATCGACCGGACCGGTCCCGTCCTGCGGCTGGAGACCGACCGGGGCGTCATCGAGGCCCGCGCCGTGATCGTGACTCTCCCGACCGACCTGATCGCCCGCGAGACCCTGAAGTTCGACCCGCCCCTGCCCGCGCTTCTGGAGGCGGCGAACAATGTGCCGCTCGGGCTGGCGTCCAAGATGCACATGACCGTCACCGGGGCAGAGGACTTCCCCGAGAACAGCCAGCTCTGGGGCCGCACCGACACCGCCGACACCGGCGGCTATCACCTGCGCCCCTTCGGCCGGGCGATGATCGAGGGCTACTACGGCGGCGATCTGGCGCGTGGGCTGGAGGCCGAGGGACAGGCCGCCTTCTTCGCCTTCGCCGTGGAGGAACTGGTTCACCTGCTGGGCTCGAACATGCGCCGGCGGCTGGACCCGGTCGTCGCGACCCTGTGGGGCGCCGACCCATGGTCGCTCGGCGCCTACTCCCACGCCCTGCCCGGTCACGCCGGGGATCGCGCCAGACTGAAGACGCCCGTCGAGAACCGCATCTTCTTCGCCGGCGAGGCCACCGCTGAAGCCTTCTACGGCACCGCCCACGGCGCCTGGATGGAAGGTGAACGGGCGGCGCGGGAAGCCATGGGGACGCTGGGGCTTGATCCCGGGCCGCGCCCCGGCGACGAAGGCGCATGA
- a CDS encoding creatininase family protein produces MLMHLSSWPEIDARLKTVKTVVVPIGSNEQHGPTGLLGTDWLCPEIIAHAAEKADEQLVVAPTFNIGMAQHHLAFAGTISLRPSTFMAAITDWVHSLSRHGFERIYFLNGHGGNVATIEATFAEIYAEWSFAEDRPPFVLKLRNWWDLPGVNSLCNRLFPVGHGMHATPSEIAVTQAAYPDRIKTADYSPKIAPNGPIRDALDYRARFPDGRIGSDPMLASPEHGQTIIDAAVPGLLQDVADFSVEVLP; encoded by the coding sequence ATGCTGATGCATCTGTCGTCCTGGCCCGAGATCGACGCGCGGCTGAAGACCGTGAAGACGGTGGTCGTGCCGATCGGCTCGAATGAGCAGCATGGTCCGACGGGCCTGCTGGGCACCGACTGGCTGTGCCCGGAGATCATCGCCCACGCCGCCGAGAAGGCGGACGAGCAACTGGTGGTCGCACCGACGTTCAACATCGGCATGGCCCAGCACCATCTGGCCTTCGCGGGAACCATCTCGCTGCGCCCCTCGACGTTCATGGCCGCGATCACCGACTGGGTGCATTCGCTGAGCCGCCATGGCTTCGAGCGAATCTATTTCCTGAACGGTCACGGCGGCAACGTCGCCACCATCGAGGCCACCTTCGCCGAGATCTATGCGGAGTGGTCGTTCGCGGAAGATCGCCCGCCGTTCGTGCTGAAGCTGCGCAATTGGTGGGACCTGCCGGGGGTGAACAGCCTGTGCAACCGGCTGTTCCCGGTCGGGCACGGGATGCACGCCACGCCGTCCGAGATCGCGGTCACGCAGGCCGCTTATCCGGACCGGATCAAGACCGCCGACTACAGCCCGAAGATCGCGCCGAACGGGCCGATCCGCGATGCGCTGGACTATCGCGCCCGGTTCCCGGACGGCCGGATCGGCTCCGATCCCATGCTGGCCAGCCCGGAGCACGGCCAGACGATCATCGATGCCGCTGTGCCGGGATTGCTACAGGATGTGGCGGACTTCTCGGTCGAGGTCTTGCCGTAA
- the nth gene encoding endonuclease III: protein MKPPAPKRSKKPVPKRPAVMTGAAIPVLRWPPDEDRVETIFERLSAFMPDPKTELNYTNPFTFVVAVALSAQATDVGVNKATEKLFKVADTPEKMLALGEEGLIPFINSIGLYRGKAKNVIALSRLVLEKHGGDVPLNRDELQALPGVGRKTASVVLNEMGVEPAIAVDTHVFRVSHRLGLANAATPDKVEAQLHRIVPEDWLPKAHHWLILHGRYTCTARRPKCTACVINDLCPSRAGLMALGEAA, encoded by the coding sequence ATGAAGCCGCCCGCGCCGAAGCGCTCGAAAAAGCCCGTCCCCAAACGCCCCGCCGTCATGACCGGCGCGGCGATCCCGGTGCTGCGCTGGCCGCCGGACGAGGATCGGGTCGAAACCATCTTCGAGCGGCTTTCGGCCTTCATGCCGGACCCGAAGACCGAGCTGAACTACACCAACCCCTTCACCTTCGTGGTCGCCGTCGCGCTTTCGGCCCAAGCCACGGACGTCGGGGTCAACAAGGCCACCGAAAAGCTGTTCAAGGTCGCCGACACGCCGGAAAAGATGCTGGCGCTCGGCGAGGAGGGGCTGATCCCGTTCATCAACTCCATCGGCCTTTATCGGGGCAAGGCGAAGAACGTCATCGCCCTCAGCCGGCTCGTGCTTGAGAAGCACGGCGGCGATGTTCCGCTCAACCGTGACGAGCTGCAGGCCCTGCCCGGCGTCGGCCGCAAGACCGCCAGCGTGGTGCTGAACGAAATGGGCGTCGAACCGGCCATCGCGGTGGACACCCATGTCTTCCGCGTCTCCCACCGGCTGGGGCTGGCCAACGCCGCGACGCCGGACAAGGTCGAGGCCCAGTTGCACCGGATCGTGCCGGAGGACTGGCTCCCCAAGGCGCATCACTGGCTGATCCTGCACGGCCGCTACACCTGCACGGCGCGCAGGCCGAAATGCACCGCCTGTGTGATCAATGACCTTTGTCCATCCCGCGCCGGGCTGATGGCGCTGGGCGAAGCCGCCTGA
- a CDS encoding phasin family protein, whose amino-acid sequence MSPIDEAARAARAGQELLEASGDVIARRLTIMAEAVANPAGADMAELALMGSEKLDAMSRSARIGLNGAAVLAQTAQTVAARETAAAGRAFDAVLRSRTPAEMMAAQSAWAADAWTRSLEQSWAMGVAMLKLQTDALQPIHAAATANAERLKR is encoded by the coding sequence ATGAGCCCTATCGACGAGGCCGCGCGGGCCGCCCGCGCCGGACAGGAACTGCTGGAAGCCTCGGGCGACGTCATCGCCCGGCGGCTGACCATCATGGCCGAGGCCGTCGCGAATCCGGCCGGCGCGGATATGGCGGAGCTGGCGTTGATGGGGTCGGAGAAACTGGACGCCATGTCCAGATCGGCCCGCATCGGTCTGAACGGCGCGGCGGTGCTGGCGCAGACGGCGCAGACGGTCGCCGCACGGGAAACCGCGGCGGCGGGCCGGGCCTTCGACGCTGTGCTGCGTTCCCGGACCCCGGCGGAGATGATGGCCGCCCAAAGCGCCTGGGCCGCCGACGCCTGGACCCGGTCTCTCGAACAGAGCTGGGCCATGGGCGTGGCCATGCTGAAGCTTCAGACCGACGCCCTGCAGCCGATCCACGCGGCGGCGACCGCCAATGCGGAACGGCTCAAGCGCTAG
- a CDS encoding HlyD family secretion protein has protein sequence MALNPAVKKRLPLIVAGIVGLGLIAGGVVWWQGKQRWEATDNAFVQADTTSLSPQVEGYVVEVLVADNQRVEAGQVLIRLDDADAKVKLAQAEANLAALQAGVANVDARAEQEQAMIASRAASVAQAQAQADLARQQVNRYSQLAEQGWVSQQRIETERASARTAQASVAEAQAALAAEQRTAGVLGSTREQSVASVEQARALVEQARIALERTVIRAPVAGVVGARGVRVGQYVRPGGVILSIVPLGDTYVVANFKETQLDRMRLGQQVEIKADAFKGEPLVGHIDSFAPATGSEFALIPIENATGNFTKITQRVPVRIRVDRREGAVLRPGLSVEVKVDLKSEGGLTFAESAAAPVQTAAR, from the coding sequence ATGGCTCTGAATCCCGCCGTCAAGAAACGCCTCCCCCTGATCGTCGCCGGTATCGTGGGCCTCGGCCTGATCGCCGGCGGGGTTGTCTGGTGGCAGGGCAAGCAGAGGTGGGAAGCCACCGACAACGCTTTCGTGCAGGCTGACACCACCTCCCTGAGCCCGCAGGTCGAGGGTTATGTGGTCGAGGTGCTGGTCGCCGATAACCAGCGCGTCGAGGCCGGTCAGGTGCTGATTCGTCTGGATGACGCCGACGCCAAGGTGAAGCTGGCGCAGGCCGAGGCCAATCTGGCCGCCTTGCAGGCCGGGGTCGCCAACGTGGACGCCCGCGCCGAACAGGAACAGGCGATGATCGCCAGCCGCGCCGCCTCGGTGGCGCAGGCCCAGGCCCAGGCCGATCTCGCCCGCCAGCAGGTCAACCGCTACAGCCAGCTGGCCGAGCAGGGCTGGGTCTCGCAACAGCGGATCGAGACCGAACGCGCCAGCGCCCGCACGGCGCAGGCCTCGGTCGCCGAGGCGCAGGCCGCGCTGGCCGCCGAGCAGCGCACCGCCGGTGTTCTGGGCTCGACCCGCGAGCAATCGGTCGCCTCGGTGGAACAGGCGCGCGCTCTGGTCGAACAGGCCCGTATCGCGCTGGAGCGCACCGTCATTCGGGCCCCCGTCGCGGGCGTCGTCGGCGCGCGGGGTGTGCGGGTCGGCCAGTATGTCCGTCCGGGCGGGGTGATCCTGTCGATCGTGCCGCTGGGCGACACCTATGTGGTGGCGAACTTCAAGGAGACCCAGCTGGACCGGATGCGTCTGGGCCAGCAGGTCGAGATCAAGGCCGACGCCTTCAAGGGCGAGCCTCTGGTCGGCCACATCGACAGCTTCGCCCCGGCGACCGGGTCCGAGTTCGCCCTGATCCCCATCGAGAACGCCACCGGCAACTTCACCAAGATCACCCAGCGCGTCCCGGTTCGCATCCGTGTGGATCGTCGCGAGGGCGCGGTGTTGCGTCCCGGCCTGTCGGTCGAGGTGAAGGTCGATCTCAAGAGCGAGGGCGGCCTGACCTTCGCCGAATCCGCCGCCGCCCCGGTCCAGACCGCCGCGCGCTGA